A portion of the Oxynema aestuarii AP17 genome contains these proteins:
- a CDS encoding COP23 domain-containing protein yields the protein MLFRFSQIKFLSHILLGMATVSALVASPFESVEVLANEESCDPNNNGNVNSSLRQVIVRIEMKKKFFKSKPENENSEPFRVNVDYGSGTIIAQEDGTQEKFKYTVLTADHNFANETTPDRFADGIEKGIYVERTIQLITSENELRELKKENVTRFRRDQIQGLDLAVVTFESDIEYPVATLAPLSAGENYTERENQQITVAGWPKKCITTEGESQIYVLWNNGGQIEVHENYDYLGLGTSDTHGTGTSESSSDRTIQGYVMGYGAETDKGVSGGPVFDEQGHLIGVHGLGQGSRIQLSPELSEELKSRWANVSAGIPINTFTDQLPGSNQMPENSNSFFNALPDDLIKEISIQASLPPSDSSNENPAENIPPSIDTYLEQAAQHWKKAMTALNASAGAGCIPECREEAEKALAQYDQALEIIGNNPSRVRARVLVFRGIVHQLLGNSSKKESDWEAASKIIQGGGEPLAYVWLGNTLYRWGNTQKAEELWDEAVNIANSDDNADVYLEIGKFLIQNGRREEGREYWNRLINSLPENSVIRRKIAAEYAYFAMVGYDDFAYDAAALEQANKAVELAPNNPYALYDLAKVLANLGNTAAAEATLQQAASNCEESICGTLIEELNEEKQLNVNIAWGGNTFGRDEQSSGSSNSNNQASTSSSEGSAPQQEFTPDPNPEIATGPTYFCNDASRQTMRRSQPLIEWQSREFGRQYQPDDRCTYVSNRLESYETDGLLNQAQIDRVTYGVINGYRVLCIATDENAATARNCDSGQLIVTLGSVDRISIGEADAALKEFKDALLNPNYVGPLDNIKGVSKPE from the coding sequence ATGTTATTCAGATTTTCTCAAATTAAATTTTTATCTCATATTCTCCTGGGAATGGCCACGGTCTCTGCTTTGGTTGCCAGTCCGTTTGAATCGGTTGAAGTTTTAGCGAATGAAGAAAGCTGCGATCCGAACAACAACGGAAATGTAAATAGCTCGCTACGACAGGTGATTGTAAGAATTGAAATGAAGAAAAAATTTTTTAAATCTAAACCTGAAAATGAAAACAGTGAGCCGTTTAGAGTAAACGTTGACTATGGCAGTGGGACAATTATTGCTCAAGAAGACGGAACGCAAGAAAAATTCAAATACACTGTATTAACAGCGGATCATAATTTTGCTAATGAGACAACTCCAGATAGATTCGCCGATGGAATAGAAAAAGGAATATATGTAGAGCGAACAATACAACTTATAACCTCTGAAAATGAATTACGTGAATTAAAAAAAGAAAATGTTACCCGCTTTAGAAGGGATCAAATACAAGGTTTGGATTTAGCTGTAGTGACATTTGAAAGTGATATAGAATATCCAGTTGCCACTTTGGCTCCTTTATCAGCAGGAGAAAATTATACGGAACGGGAGAATCAGCAGATTACGGTTGCGGGTTGGCCTAAAAAATGTATCACAACAGAAGGAGAAAGTCAAATCTATGTTTTGTGGAATAACGGCGGGCAAATTGAGGTACATGAAAATTATGACTATCTGGGTCTTGGAACATCGGACACACATGGCACTGGCACTTCAGAATCTTCATCTGACAGAACTATTCAAGGCTATGTAATGGGATATGGAGCAGAAACTGATAAAGGTGTCAGTGGTGGGCCAGTATTTGATGAGCAAGGACACCTTATAGGAGTTCATGGTTTGGGGCAAGGATCCAGAATTCAGTTAAGTCCGGAGTTAAGTGAAGAACTAAAAAGTAGATGGGCAAATGTTTCAGCAGGAATTCCCATTAACACTTTTACGGATCAACTACCGGGTTCAAATCAAATGCCTGAAAACAGCAATAGTTTTTTCAATGCACTTCCTGATGATTTAATCAAAGAAATTTCAATACAAGCAAGCCTTCCACCTAGCGACTCAAGCAATGAAAATCCTGCTGAAAATATTCCTCCTTCTATAGATACTTATCTTGAGCAAGCGGCTCAACATTGGAAAAAGGCGATGACAGCATTAAATGCTTCTGCTGGAGCCGGATGTATCCCAGAATGCCGGGAAGAAGCGGAAAAAGCACTGGCTCAATATGACCAGGCATTAGAGATTATTGGTAATAATCCTTCCAGAGTCCGTGCCCGGGTTTTAGTATTTCGCGGCATCGTACACCAACTCCTAGGAAACAGTAGCAAAAAAGAAAGTGATTGGGAAGCAGCCAGCAAGATAATTCAAGGAGGAGGCGAACCTTTAGCTTATGTCTGGTTAGGCAATACTCTATACCGTTGGGGAAACACACAGAAAGCAGAAGAACTCTGGGACGAAGCCGTCAACATCGCCAATAGTGACGATAATGCGGATGTTTACTTAGAAATCGGTAAATTTCTGATCCAAAATGGCCGTCGTGAAGAAGGGCGGGAATATTGGAATCGTCTCATCAATAGCTTGCCGGAAAATTCTGTCATTCGCCGTAAAATCGCTGCCGAGTATGCTTATTTTGCAATGGTCGGTTACGATGACTTCGCTTATGACGCAGCAGCATTAGAACAGGCAAACAAAGCAGTGGAATTGGCTCCTAATAATCCCTACGCTCTCTACGATTTGGCAAAAGTCCTGGCTAACTTAGGAAATACCGCAGCAGCAGAAGCCACTTTACAGCAAGCGGCCAGTAACTGCGAGGAAAGCATTTGTGGCACATTAATTGAGGAATTAAATGAAGAGAAACAGCTCAACGTAAATATAGCTTGGGGAGGGAATACATTCGGAAGAGATGAACAATCAAGCGGCTCCTCTAACTCAAATAATCAAGCATCAACTTCCTCCTCTGAAGGGAGCGCTCCACAACAAGAATTCACCCCCGATCCAAATCCAGAGATTGCAACTGGCCCGACTTATTTCTGCAATGACGCGAGCCGACAAACTATGCGTCGAAGTCAACCCCTAATTGAGTGGCAGTCGAGAGAATTTGGACGGCAATATCAGCCAGACGATCGCTGTACTTATGTTTCCAACCGACTTGAATCTTATGAAACAGATGGTCTTTTAAATCAGGCTCAAATCGATAGAGTTACTTATGGGGTCATCAACGGCTATCGCGTTTTATGTATTGCCACCGATGAAAACGCAGCAACAGCTCGAAATTGTGATAGTGGACAATTGATTGTCACCCTCGGTTCTGTAGATCGAATCAGCATAGGAGAAGCGGACGCAGCACTCAAAGAATTTAAGGATGCGCTGCTCAACCCCAACTACGTCGGCCCCTTAGACAACATTAAAGGAGTATCAAAACCGGAATAA
- a CDS encoding tetratricopeptide repeat protein yields MTFNSISANFLSRTLAGTATLVTLLGMIPGLAQASSEQFSAKNNGLRVKTEESLTKNDADSLEQMLANPNKMLAQPMYESANSLMEEEDFEGAILQYNMAIQFYPEYAEAYTNRAIAKAQLGDESGAIADLEQAATLFQEQGNTEAYQQIQQVLQQVQ; encoded by the coding sequence ATGACTTTTAATTCGATCTCTGCTAACTTCCTTTCTCGGACCCTAGCCGGAACTGCAACCCTCGTGACTCTCTTGGGAATGATTCCCGGACTGGCCCAAGCTTCTTCCGAGCAGTTCTCAGCAAAAAATAATGGATTAAGGGTCAAGACAGAAGAAAGTTTAACCAAAAATGATGCTGATAGTTTGGAGCAAATGCTAGCAAATCCAAACAAGATGCTAGCACAGCCAATGTACGAGAGCGCGAATTCTTTAATGGAAGAGGAAGATTTTGAAGGGGCAATTCTGCAGTATAATATGGCGATCCAATTCTATCCCGAATATGCCGAAGCTTACACCAATCGCGCTATAGCGAAAGCTCAACTTGGCGATGAGTCGGGAGCGATCGCCGATTTAGAACAAGCGGCTACCTTATTCCAAGAACAAGGAAATACTGAAGCTTATCAGCAAATTCAACAGGTACTCCAGCAAGTCCAGTAA
- a CDS encoding IS1 family transposase (programmed frameshift), which yields MNCPYCASDHIVKNGHRNGKQSYLCRDCRRQFRDNPHQGYTPEVKALCVSMSLNGMGFRAIERVSGINHNSVINWVRQAAAAIPEENYEIPETAQLDELETFVGQKKKIWLWTVVNTKQPGILKFVVGDHALETFKPLWEMVMGWACFLYITDGYPVYPCVIEEADHLVSKTAMTRVEGENCRLRHYLARLHRKTLCYSKSVEMLTTSVRLLIYYLKHHQIPAFT from the exons ATGAACTGTCCTTATTGTGCTAGTGACCACATAGTGAAGAATGGTCATCGCAATGGCAAACAAAGCTACCTGTGCCGAGATTGTCGTCGCCAGTTCCGAGACAATCCGCACCAAGGCTACACTCCAGAGGTCAAAGCCCTGTGTGTAAGCATGTCACTCAATGGCATGGGTTTTAGAGCAATCGAGCGAGTGAGTGGCATCAACCATAATAGTGTGATCAACTGGGTGCGCCAAGCGGCGGCAGCGATTCCCGAGGAGAATTACGAGATCCCTGAAACGGCTCAACTGGATGAACTGGAAACCTTTGTGGGTCAAAAAAAA AAGATTTGGTTGTGGACGGTCGTCAACACCAAACAGCCTGGCATCCTCAAGTTCGTGGTGGGAGACCACGCCCTAGAGACTTTTAAACCCTTATGGGAGATGGTGATGGGCTGGGCTTGTTTTCTGTACATCACTGATGGCTATCCAGTATATCCTTGTGTGATTGAAGAGGCCGATCATCTAGTCAGTAAAACAGCGATGACACGGGTTGAAGGGGAGAACTGCCGACTACGCCATTACTTAGCTCGATTGCATCGTAAAACGTTGTGTTATTCCAAATCGGTCGAAATGTTAACCACCTCAGTCCGGTTACTCATCTACTATCTCAAGCACCATCAGATTCCAGCATTCACTTAA